GTGGCGACAAGAGGGGAAAAGGAAATCGATCACGATgagaagtttatataaaattaataatttaaaagatagtaaaattatttttttatttttttttattcgtaCCCTCTTTTACATGATAAcacatgcttttttttttcattggatgAAATTAACAACGTAAGGATAATtaagattaaatgttttaatTTTGTAAGTGTAAACCTTAAtattactttttaaaatataaaaattaggatactaatcataattaattataaggaTAGGGAACATTCATGCGATAACAAATGCTATCCTCCACTAAATGTTTAATGATATCCCCACTTTAccccaaaatataatattttatttgtggCTCCAATTATAACTAACGATTATTTCATTGTTCTTTCCTTATTCTTGCCATTAATAACCATTCTTAAAAAAGacaaatgataaaaataagattGACTTACTATTTAAGATATTAGTCAGCTGCTATCTCACATCTTCATAACATTTAAccctattaaaaaaatttattgaataagattttgtatatgtatgtatacatacatatgtatatgtatgtatacatacatatgtatatgtatgtatacatacatatgtatgtatatgtatgtatacatatgtatatatatataggatgatAGTATGAAGCTTTGATCCAATAAGATTACAGTGAGAAGCCTAATTGGATTCGACCAAACATGTCCAAGTCTAACTGAATAGTACAAGTGGCTGGTTTGGTTGGACCCAACCACATTGGACTCTTAATACGTCTCCTCACGCAGAGCAATTACGCGATCACACGCGTTTCCCGTGACGGCTTGCATCGGTGGGGCCTCCCTTGTGGATCCCACCGTCGCGACTGTTGTCAGGAAGGTGTTGGATTGGGGATCGATGAAGGTGTAGGAAACTATTCCGAAAGAAGTAGCAATGAGTCCTTTGGTAACACGCCCTCGGTATTCCCACCACCCATATATTTCCTCGCAATCCCCAATTCCATTCCATCGATCGACCGGAAACCCTAATCAAGGTCCGCTCGGTCTCGATTTCGATCTCGTTCTCGGTTTCTGTCTCGGTCTCGATTTGGAGTCGTTTGCTCCCTCGTTCCGTTGATTTGTCCTTGCTCAATCCCGAAGTCAGATCTTGCTTTAGGGTTTCCGGAGCAGCAGCTGATCCATGGCGGATCGGAGCGCGGCGGCTGCGAAGCCCATATGGATGAAGCAGGCAGAGGAGGCTAAGATTAAGAGTGAGGCGGAGAAGGCGGCAGCGGCAAAGGCCGCTTTCGAGGCCACTTTCAAGGCTATGGAGAAGGCCaaggcgaaggaggaggaggaggaatcttCCGACAGCGACGGGGACGAGCCGGAAGACCTTGCGTTGAAGCCCATCGGCCCCGTGGACCCATCCAAGTGCATCGCCGCTGGCGCTGGGATCGCCGGAGGCACCGCTTGCGCGCCGTGCACCTTCACTGTCGTAACCAAGGATTCTGACAGCCGGAAGATTCCCACCGGTGGAGCCCAGATCAAGGTGAAGATCTCGCCTGGTGTTGGAGTCGGGGGCTCCGATCAAGAGGGTATGGTTAAGGATCAGGGGGACGGGGCGTACGCCGTGACCTATGCAGTGCCCAAGCGCGGGAACTACATGGTGCATGTTGATTGCAACGGGAAGCCAATCATGGGGAGCCCGTTCCCAGTGTTTTTTAGCGCCGGCACAGCCATAGGGGCAACGAGCTTGCCTGCGGTGTCCTCTTACCCCAATATGGTGAATCAGACAATGCCCAACATGCCAAACTATGCAGGCTCAGTATCTGGGGCATTCCCGGGGCTGTTAGGCATGACGCCTGGTGTTGCATCAGGATCCGCCGGAGGAGTGGTTTTGCAGGGGATTGGGGCATCACTGGGAGAGATCTGTCGGGAGTACTTGAATGGACGATGTTCGAAGACTGACTGCAAGCTCAATCACCCACCACATAATCTGCTGATGAGTGCACTAGCAGCAACGTCAACAATGGGGACCTTGAGTCAGGCCCCTATGGCCCCTTCAGCAGCTGCAATGGCTGCTGCTCAAGCAATTGTTGCTGCACGGGCTCTTCAAGCTCATGCTGCTCAGATGCAGGCCCAGTCTGCTGGGGGCTCACCAGGTTTGCTATCCTTCTATATAAGCATACTGTGTTTGATGGTTTAGATTAAGTTTAATGTCTTGTTTAGCGGATCAGCAAAAAGTAGGAGAATTTCTCTGAGACATAATATGTTTATTATGTGCATATTGAGGATGCATTGTTCATGACTTGCTTTTACTTTGGTCATTGCAAACCTTCAATATAGTGGTCATGATGCTGGCATTTCATATATTTGCAGTCATAGAAGCCTTCTGGGAAATTTATTATCAGTATATTATGTAATTTATGATAGAAACTAGCAAATTTATGTAATGCCCCAGATACCTAGCCTGCATAACTTGGCATGTTGGTTCGTCTGATTATGTATTTTGTTATCAGTATATTATGTAATTTATGTAATTTCAGTATATTATTATCATTTTGTTTGGTATTGATCTTAATTATTGGCATAACCGTGGGGGTTGCACCAATTAAAAGCTAAAGAACTATAATTCCAATaataattaactatgatagtgtgcAAGGGAGATAGTAGTTAAATTATGTGAAGATTTAGATTAATAATGTAACATGGTTCTCTTGCAGTACTGGGATATGTTCTTACCGAATGTATATCTGGAAGGTTGAATAAGAAGTGTCATGTTCTTCCGAGTATTGGGCATTCACTATTTCTTGCTTCTGTTATGCTTATTGTGGTCCTAAGCTTAATTGTCAGAAAAATTACTAAAGGATATAATATACTGCAATGTGCTaaggaaaatgaaaaaaaaggtaTAGGAGTTATTTGGACCTTTTAAAGAAATTGTAAGCAGGATTGAACAATCAGTTTGTGTTTTTTGCAACTATCAATTGTAAGTGTCACATGTGCCCTCCGAGTGCCTAGTTTAAGAATTTTGGGTTGAACCTTGTGAAAGCCAGCGTCTTGAATGAGTCTGACACGCTTAGCAGTTATGCTAAGTAGGAAGCCAAATTGTTCAGATTGGTTTCATCTTTTTTCATACGCTCTCCAACTTCTGAAATTTTTGTTGCCTTTTGGAACCCATGTATGTTATATCATTTACCTGATATGTGTATTATCATATGAAGATATTATTGGCCCTGCTTTTACATATGCTTATCACTCACGTGTATTGAATGTTTTGCTTTTCCTTGAATTTTATTGAACAATATATTGACTTCTTTAGTTTGTTGATCATTATACAGGCTCATCTGATGAGGCTTCCAAATCTGATGCTTTGAAGAAAACAATACAAGTCAGTAATCTTAGTCCACTTCTTACAGTGGATCATCTCAAACAGCTTTTTGGTTACTGTGGAACTGTTGTTGATTGCACCATCACGGAATCGAAGCACTTTGCTTATATCGAATATACTAAGGCAGAAGAAGCAACTGCAGCTTTGGCACTGAACAACATGGATGTAGGGGGGCGTCCGTTGAATGTTGAGATGGCAAAGTCCCTTCCTTCTAAATCAGCCGTGGGAAATTCCTCGTTACCGTTAGTTATGCAGCAAGCGGTTGCTATGCAACAGATGCAATTTCAACAAGCCTTAATGATGCAACAAGCAATGGCCTCGCAACAGGCTGCTGCTCGAGCAGCGACAATGAAATCTGCAACAGAGATGGCATCAGCAAGGGCAGCTGAAATAAGTAAAATGTTAAAAGCAGAAGGTCTAGTTAGTGATGACAAGGAAGTTAAAAGAAAGTCCAGGTTATATATGTTACTATTTTCTTGACTCATTCCATACCATTTATTGATTCTTTGCTTTGGAATTTTTTGTAGATAAATGAGCATTAAATTGAATGTGACCTTCGAAAATATTTGAGGAGTTTTTAagtgcttttttcttttttcactgaTAATATATGCTTGTTATTTGACTCGATCTCTTATGGTTAGCTTGTACATTGACCATGATAAATATCTACTGAGCCTCTATCTCGTCTACTATAGCTTATAAGCTTTGACCATCATTTCTGTACTGAGTCTGGTTGGTTCATCATTGCATATTCTGATTCTTTTAGCAAAATAATTCAATTTATCGTTGCTAATGTTTTTGCTTTAACCAGGTCCCCATCTATCCCTCGCCGTGATTCCAAGTCTCAATCAAGGTCACCCATTAAGTATCGAAGAAGCAGGTATTCTCGGTCTCTGTCACCTGCAGTGAGACATTCCCGAGACCAAAGATCAAGATCACCAATAAGATCACGCCATTCACGTCATGATGACAGGTCGTACAGAGTTGATCGTGATCTCTATAGCAGAAGACGAGAAAGGGATAGATCACGTGATCATTACTCTGTCTCAAGGAGAAACAGAAGTAGGAGTTCAAGTCCTCAAAGAAAATCATCTCGAGCTGGATCGAGATCACCCAAGCATCACAGAGAAAGTGCAAGCTCCAGAACAAAGAGGTCATCTCGAGCCGATTCAAGATCGCCAAGGCATCATAAATCAAGTAGATTATCTCCAGTAAATAGTCATCGGTCTTCCTCTCATCGTGGTAGGCATTCTAGATCTAGATCTAGATCCATTGAGCGAAAGCATCATTCAAATGAAAAAGAAGACTCCAGAAAAACCGAAAAGTCAAAGCAAGATTATAAAAGATTGGAGAGAAGTAACGAGTCCTCTAAAGATCCAAAAAGGTCAAGGGACATTAAGGAAGACAAGTCTGCGGCACATTCAACTGGCGGTCCTAAACGAAGGTCCTTGTCACCCAAGGATGAGAGAAGTGCTAATAAGCACAAAAGGTCTAAGCTGGATGATTCAAGTTCTGAAAAAGCTGACACTGtgaacaaggatcaaaatatagATGGGGAGTGCTCCGAGTCAATAGGAGATAAGAAGTCTGTGCAGTCTTCAACTTTAAAACAGCACAGAAACTTGGAAGATGGTGATGATGTTAAGCATGCTGAAAAACGATATTCAAGCAGGCATGAGAGTTTAAGATCAAGTCACAGGAAGCATGAAAAAAGTGACTCGGCCACTACGGAGAGAGAACGTCCAACTGTTGAGTCCACACACTTGAGGGATGATAAAAGGTCTTCACATCATTCAAGTTCAAGATCTCACAGAACTTCTCGTCGTTTGGAAGAGGGGTCCCTCAAGGCTGCTGTTGACCAGAACAAAGTGGAGAAGCTAAAAGAGGACAACATAAAAACTAGTGGACTCGAAGCTGTCATCACCAAGGAATCTCAAATTTCAGATGACATCCATGGAAAATCTGACAACTGTTCAAAGTTGGAGCCTCACATGTCAAGTCCCTGTTTGACTGGGGATGAATCTATGAGAAATTCTAAGGCTTCTACTGGAGACACAAATCACATAGAAGGTACTTTCACTGGATTGACAAAAGATTGTAATGTTGAAAATGTGACTTGTAAAGTAAGTTTAATGGTGGGTACTGATGATCATGCTGAAAACAAAGAGGCAGAGTTCCAGACTACTGAACTTGAGAATCACAGTTCCATCAAAATTAAGGAGAATGTTGGGCAAGACCCAGCAGATTTAGATGATGATTGCTGGCAAAAAACTGCTGATTTGGCTGCCAAGTATCCTCCATATGTTGATCAGGGATCGGTATACACTAAAAGTGGTATGTCACCTTCTGGAACAGATATTACTGCCAGGAAAAGTAAATACACTGAGTTGAAGGGACCTCAAAGTACCATTCCTGATAAAATAGGAGTTGAAGGGGCACCAAATGTTGATTCCACAAATATTACAAGCATTACTAAAGAATGGTACATTGATCGTGACTACAAACCAGATGAACTGGGTACAAGTCATATGAATCAGCAGTCATCAAacttagttgctcatgtgggctcCCTTTTTGAGGGGCAGATCAATGGTTTAAGCaataatgagaaaataaaagagaaaagtgAAACTGAGGAATACAGCTGTGTACAGACAATTCAGTCAGTACCCCTTGATCATGGGAACCCCAGTGATTCCAAAGAAATTAGAAACGTGGAATCCTCTTCTGCCTTAATGGTCAGAGACCATGGATATTTTTCACAAGATTTATCTAACATGAATGATATTTCTTTCACTAATGAGAACTTGACTGATCAAAATCCAGAGGTAAATTTTGGAGGTCACAGGATGAAGTATGAAGGCAGATGTGGTGAACCACAGAGTGCTGGAGTAGTGGAGATCTCCTCTCTTAACAATCACATGTCCGCTGATAAGGTTGCAGAGTCAAATGAAGATTGGACGACCGCACATTCTTCTGTCCTGGATGCCCCAGCTAGCTCATCATCACCATAGAAGACTTACCACTGGACCTTAACAGAATACAGATGCAGCTATTAGTCTATTACTTGGCTTTTCTTTTTCTGATCCAGGAGTTTTACTTGCAGGAGATGGCGATAATGTCGTTGGAAGAGGTCTCTTTGCCATGGAAGTACTCCCTATGATAATTCAAGATTTGTTCTGTGGAACTATAATGATGAAGCCTTCAAAGGAATGAACTCTATAGTCTTATTATGAGTTTGTGCTGATAAGATGATATCATCTGCAGTTTTAGTGCATCGACCTGCACGTGTTTGTCTCTGCAGGTCTTCAGTACCTGGAACACTTGGGAGCATCGCTGGTAGGTGACTCGTAAATCAAGGATATTATTGTTTCTTTGATAATTATTAGGTTTTGTATTCTTGGATGACTGCAAATTTCAGTGCATATTGTACGACTGGCTTGTCCTGGTTGATGAATTGTTCTATTAAATTAGTTGATTAGCTAGTTATCTCTATGATTGGCAGATATAGTTGTAACTGGAGTTTTGTCCTTAGGCAGTTCAAACACCAATAGCTTCTATGTTACTAGTAAATGCTGTCTGAAGCCTTAAACTTCGTGATTTATTTAGGTCTAGGAGTTTTTGATCTCTGGAAAAAAAATGCAGGGATATCTGCTGTTAGGGTTATTCAGGGGATGGATGGAGCATTTTCTATTGATGAGGTGCATCATTTCTTGTTATAGTCTAAAATTTATGTTAATTTCTTTTACTGTTACAATATATGTTGTTCATATGGTAATTCTATTTTcccgtttcttttttttttcttcttttcttttcttctttatttttggGTAACAGGACTCCTTGTTGATAGCCCAGTGTAAGTGATCAATGAACGGCACGGTATAGTTGTTGGTCGTCTGAGAACTGTCGAGGCCAAGATCAAAACTAGCGGTGTAGCTTCATGAAACAAGATTCTTTACTTTCCAATCAAGCTTCATGACTTATTTGCAAACTGAATACAAGACTGGCTTCATGATAAGCCATTCTGAAGTGTCCAATTAGTTAGTCATACAACTTACTACCGTGgtcctgtggtatccaaaatatgtgCAGGTATCGAAAGAGAATTGCTGCTGGGATAACATGAAAGCAAATTGGGCCATTGTTCCACCGATGCaagaaaggtttgtttgtaaagctTTTAAAGCACAAATTGGAAAATTTTCTCAATGCATTTGTTCTCGGTTTTCGCATCTGGAAATGGTTTTGATTTACACATTGTTTTTTGTATATAGTAtgaaaacttaaaatttttatattccttatatttcttttctcttttttgccCTTTAAACTTTTCCTtcgttttttattttcttttggctTAGTTATGTACTCTTTGCCTGTATTTTCTGAAGGTACATTATTAGGTCGTAGTGTCTGGCGTATGGCTATGAAGCCTACCAAGCCAATATTTTtctgatttaaaatttcttttggcAGCTAAGATTCTGCCCAATTTTGTTTTGTTGAACATAATGTTTGGGAATCAGGAAACTAGCTACCACTGTTTGTTCAGATCACCCATGCTTGTGTTACGCTGCATGCAGAAACTACATTTGTTCGTAGGATGTGGGAAGACACCAGATGATCCGAGTAGGATGGTCTTGCTTCTGATTGTGTTCTTCACTGACCTTTTACGTTTCGCCTTGCATCATAAAATTTcttgtttctcttctttttctatatCTCCCTATGCTCATTTTTCCTTTTGAGTTAGGGTCTGCTTTGGATGACTATTATCCTTGGTAAAACTATGATCCTTGGTTAAAGAGAAAGATGCAGAGGATCAGCCAGTTCTCCTGATGGTGCGTGCGTATGAGCTGCTCAACAACCCCACTAGATGGTATTTCTTTTGCACTGACCCAAAACATGTTTCTtgtctgttctctctctctctctctttttttgttgTGCAACGGGCTGCTAAGTGAATGTCAAGGCAAGTATAGATCTTTCGTTTTAGTCTTAggcctagtttttttttttgtttttaacatCTTAGTTTTAGTTCTTTTAGTCTtgtacatctctctctctctctctttaagacaaaaaaaaaaagcgagTATAGATCCTGTACCATATAAAACTTCTGTTAAAATTAGTTTTGGAATCTGTGCAAATTTTATCTTTCTTAACCTTGCAAACCTCTAAGCAAGGGGACCTTGCTCGCTATTGTTCAGTCAAATCTTCCTTAAACCATGTCCAGGAAATCTTGTCGGTTCTCAGGCAATTTCCTCTCCATGTTAGGAATCACCTACTACTACTACTCTCCATGAACCTGGTTTCGACTACTCTTTCTCAAGAAAACACTCGTTCAACAGAACAACCCACGGTGGTGGTGGCTATTTTGTATATAGATTCTTTTTATCAGATTAACATTATCAATGATATGTTCTCCTAGTGATATCTTATGTTCTTCTTGCACCACGATTATATTTATAAGCCGGGTTGGTTGCTCTTTTTCGCTTTTGTTTGGCATTTCACAGTTTTGTTGTttcttatttttatctttttatagtcGGAATTATATCAGTAGCACTGTGTGTTTGTTTATGCAGTATGGCCGCCGATGCATTCAGCTTCCGAAGCCACGTACAAGTTTTCTTGAAAGCCTTTTGCGTGTGTTGCTTTTATTTCAAGAAACATTTACTTGATTCCTTTCACTTCTTATTTTTGAATTGTGCAACTTTAGAGGTGCAGTTTATGAATTAAAAGGAAGTATTAACTTAGAAATAATTACCTATACTCAGAATCATCCTTTCCATGTTATTCGATTCCATGTAAGGTTTCTCTGTAGTGCTTCATATTCATATGCCGACTCGAATTGCACCCCCCATCGATCCTATGATCCATCAAAATAACACCTTCCCAGACCATCGCCAATATCAGCTGTTCCGGACTAATCAGTAATATTGCTTCGATTTGCTTGCAACAGCAATAAAAGGATCAGTTCGCCACACGTTATGGAAGGACATACTGTTCTGGCAGCTTAAACCTGTTCAaccaacatatacacacaacaccACTTTAACCTCTGAAACCCTTTGACACACGTTACTTTTATACATTCACGTATCTCCGTGCATCATATCATCCTGCCACCACCGGAGCCATGGCCTCCTCTCCCCCCATCTCCACGATGATCTTTCCAGTGGCATGACCCTCCATGCTTTTGGCCCAGGCTGCAGCCGCTTCACTCAGTTGGTGCCTTGAGTCGTCCACCGTCGTAACCTTCCCATCCCGCACCAGCTGAACCAAAAACCTCAAATCCTCCTTGTCATGCACGAAGATGAGCAGCGGCACCAGCTTCttcttcgcaaaggtcagccttttCACCACTGAATGAAACCAGGTCCACGGAGTAGGAGTTAAATCGATCACCACCCCGTTAGCCGCCAGGTTTGGCTCAAAAGTGGACCAGCTGATACCCACCGTGCAGTGTATCACTACATCGTACTTCCTCCCCGAGGGGCTGCTCAAGCTCTTGCCTTCTGGAGTTTTGTAGTCCAGCACCTCATCTGCACCCAACCTCTTCACAAGATCGACGTTCCGAGCACCACAGGTGGCCGTCACATGAAGGTTACCCAGCTTCGCGAGCTGGACCGCGAAAGACCCAACCCCACTGGAGGCGGCGGTGATCAAGACATTCCCGGGCTGACCGGTGCCATCAAACTTGGTTCCACCATCCCTCAGTGCTTGGAGAGCAGTGAGCGCTGCGATCGGTAGGCTGGCACCCTCAGCTGCTGAAACTTCAGGGGGCCTGTCCACTGTTATGTTCACCGATGCAACAGCATACTCTGCAAGTCCACCTGCATTCTGATCATACCACACACATCTCAAGTTAGAAAGATCCAGGAACTCAACATGTACTCACTAAACTTATCTATCAAGAGCAGTCAATTTGATCAAGAAGAACCAAATATCAAGAGCAACATACAAAGCATACTGGAATCTTAGTATGACCATACATAACTTGCTTTCATAAGTTGAAGATGGGGAGTACTTCGAAAAATTACCCGAAAGTTAAGCATGGAAACCACCTTGTCACCTGGCTTGAAGCTATGTACTCCCGGACCGACCTCAACAACTTCTCCAGCTACATCGGTCACTAGTGACCAACCAAATACAGAACATAGTTTCTATCCTCCATTAAAGAGTTTCAAGAACCAAATGCtagatatatgcatatatgtatacatgtgtgATTCAGAATGCAGACTATGGTAAACATTTAAAAGTGCTTGTAGAAAGAAAATATGATTTACCGATCTGATTAGTCTCATATCGATGGCTACCAGAGCAGAAACGAAATGTACAGTAGGCTTCGAGATGAATGGGACACATCACAAGTAGTTGTTACTCTGATACTGTATAGCTGACGCCCAAATGCAAAAAACTACATGAGCCAAGCTTCCAGGTAGGAGCTCTCAGATTGTGCCCATTGAGAGTGGGTAGTCACAACCGATACGAGACTTAAAAAATAAGGATTTCTTAT
The window above is part of the Musa acuminata AAA Group cultivar baxijiao chromosome BXJ2-6, Cavendish_Baxijiao_AAA, whole genome shotgun sequence genome. Proteins encoded here:
- the LOC135615511 gene encoding chloroplast envelope quinone oxidoreductase homolog, with amino-acid sequence MAGRTMHAVQYDGYGGGAAGLKHVEIQVPSPKKDEVLLRVEAASINQIDWKIQKGVMRPLMPPKFPFVPVTDVAGEVVEVGPGVHSFKPGDKVVSMLNFRNAGGLAEYAVASVNITVDRPPEVSAAEGASLPIAALTALQALRDGGTKFDGTGQPGNVLITAASSGVGSFAVQLAKLGNLHVTATCGARNVDLVKRLGADEVLDYKTPEGKSLSSPSGRKYDVVIHCTVGISWSTFEPNLAANGVVIDLTPTPWTWFHSVVKRLTFAKKKLVPLLIFVHDKEDLRFLVQLVRDGKVTTVDDSRHQLSEAAAAWAKSMEGHATGKIIVEMGGEEAMAPVVAG
- the LOC103989257 gene encoding uncharacterized protein LOC103989257 isoform X1 — its product is MADRSAAAAKPIWMKQAEEAKIKSEAEKAAAAKAAFEATFKAMEKAKAKEEEEESSDSDGDEPEDLALKPIGPVDPSKCIAAGAGIAGGTACAPCTFTVVTKDSDSRKIPTGGAQIKVKISPGVGVGGSDQEGMVKDQGDGAYAVTYAVPKRGNYMVHVDCNGKPIMGSPFPVFFSAGTAIGATSLPAVSSYPNMVNQTMPNMPNYAGSVSGAFPGLLGMTPGVASGSAGGVVLQGIGASLGEICREYLNGRCSKTDCKLNHPPHNLLMSALAATSTMGTLSQAPMAPSAAAMAAAQAIVAARALQAHAAQMQAQSAGGSPGSSDEASKSDALKKTIQVSNLSPLLTVDHLKQLFGYCGTVVDCTITESKHFAYIEYTKAEEATAALALNNMDVGGRPLNVEMAKSLPSKSAVGNSSLPLVMQQAVAMQQMQFQQALMMQQAMASQQAAARAATMKSATEMASARAAEISKMLKAEGLVSDDKEVKRKSRSPSIPRRDSKSQSRSPIKYRRSRYSRSLSPAVRHSRDQRSRSPIRSRHSRHDDRSYRVDRDLYSRRRERDRSRDHYSVSRRNRSRSSSPQRKSSRAGSRSPKHHRESASSRTKRSSRADSRSPRHHKSSRLSPVNSHRSSSHRGRHSRSRSRSIERKHHSNEKEDSRKTEKSKQDYKRLERSNESSKDPKRSRDIKEDKSAAHSTGGPKRRSLSPKDERSANKHKRSKLDDSSSEKADTVNKDQNIDGECSESIGDKKSVQSSTLKQHRNLEDGDDVKHAEKRYSSRHESLRSSHRKHEKSDSATTERERPTVESTHLRDDKRSSHHSSSRSHRTSRRLEEGSLKAAVDQNKVEKLKEDNIKTSGLEAVITKESQISDDIHGKSDNCSKLEPHMSSPCLTGDESMRNSKASTGDTNHIEGTFTGLTKDCNVENVTCKVSLMVGTDDHAENKEAEFQTTELENHSSIKIKENVGQDPADLDDDCWQKTADLAAKYPPYVDQGSVYTKSGMSPSGTDITARKSKYTELKGPQSTIPDKIGVEGAPNVDSTNITSITKEWYIDRDYKPDELGTSHMNQQSSNLVAHVGSLFEGQINGLSNNEKIKEKSETEEYSCVQTIQSVPLDHGNPSDSKEIRNVESSSALMVRDHGYFSQDLSNMNDISFTNENLTDQNPEVNFGGHRMKYEGRCGEPQSAGVVEISSLNNHMSADKVAESNEDWTTAHSSVLDAPASSSSP
- the LOC103989257 gene encoding uncharacterized protein LOC103989257 isoform X2, yielding MADRSAAAAKPIWMKQAEEAKIKSEAEKAAAAKAAFEATFKAMEKAKAKEEEEESSDSDGDEPEDLALKPIGPVDPSKCIAAGAGIAGGTACAPCTFTVVTKDSDSRKIPTGGAQIKVKISPGVGVGGSDQEGMVKDQGDGAYAVTYAVPKRGNYMVHVDCNGKPIMGSPFPVFFSAGTAIGATSLPAVSSYPNMVNQTMPNMPNYAGSVSGAFPGLLGMTPGVASGSAGGVVLQGIGASLGEICREYLNGRCSKTDCKLNHPPHNLLMSALAATSTMGTLSQAPMAPSAAAMAAAQAIVAARALQAHAAQMQAQSAGGSPGSSDEASKSDALKKTIQVSNLSPLLTVDHLKQLFGYCGTVVDCTITESKHFAYIEYTKAEEATAALALNNMDVGGRPLNVEMAKSLPSKSAVGNSSLPLVMQQAVAMQQMQFQQALMMQQAMASQQAAARAATMKSATEMASARAAEISKMLKAEGLVSDDKEVKRKSRSPSIPRRDSKSQSRSPIKYRRSRYSRSLSPAVRHSRDQRSRSPIRSRHSRHDDRSYRVDRDLYSRRRERDRSRDHYSVSRRNRSRSSSPQRKSSRAGSRSPKHHRESASSRTKRSSRADSRSPRHHKSSRLSPVNSHRSSSHRGRHSRSRSRSIERKHHSNEKEDSRKTEKSKQDYKRLERSNESSKDPKRSRDIKEDKSAAHSTGGPKRRSLSPKDERSANKHKRSKLDDSSSEKADTVNKDQNIDGECSESIGDKKSVQSSTLKQHRNLEDGDDVKHAEKRYSSRHESLRSSHRKHEKSDSATTERERPTVESTHLRDDKRSSHHSSSRSHRTSRRLEEGSLKAAVDQNKVEKLKEDNIKTSGLEAVITKESQISDDIHGKSDNCSKLEPHMSSPCLTGDESMRNSKASTGDTNHIEGTFTGLTKDCNVENVTCKVSLMVGTDDHAENKEAEFQTTELENHSSIKIKENVGQDPADLDDDCWQKTADLAAKYPPYVDQGSVYTKSGMSPSGTDITARKSKYTELKGPQSTIPDKIGVEGAPNVDSTNITSITKEWYIDRDYKPDELGTSHMNQQSSNLVAHVGSLFEGQINGLSNNEKIKEKSETEEYSCVQTIQSVPLDHGNPSDSKEIRNVESSSALMR